A window of Ciconia boyciana chromosome 27, ASM3463844v1, whole genome shotgun sequence contains these coding sequences:
- the EIF4B gene encoding eukaryotic translation initiation factor 4B, with protein sequence MAASAKKKNKKGKTLTLTDFLAEDGGGGGGPTYIPKPVSWADETDDLEGDVSTTWHSNDDDVYRAPPIDRSILPTAPRAAREPNIDRSRLPKSPPYTAFLGNLPYDVTEESIKDFFRGLNISAVRLPREPTNPERLKGFGYAEFEDIDSLFQALSLNEESLGNRRIRVDVADQAQDKDRDDRCFGRDRDRFRDSERFESDWRARPATTDSFDDYPPRRGDDSFGDRYRDRYDDRYRDGPRRDMDRGFGGRDRYDDRSRDYDRGYDSRIGSGRRAFGSGYRRDDDYRGCGDRYEDRYDRRDDRMDRWNSRDDYGRDDFRREDRGPTQRPKLNLKPRSAPKEEETSVAPAPQSSRAASIFGGAKPVDTAAREREVEERLQKEQEKLQRQLEDDKRIERRPRERHPSWRSEENQERSRTGSESSQTGNSGPPGTSVGTGPTGRTTRRRESEKSLENETFAKEDDAPSPTSKPKEEKQPLKVMPAPPPKENAWVKRSSNPPARSQSSDSEQHSPMSGSQTAPSLPLEDGAPPKSTHRKGDENKPDGGRESGSKVRSGSSSRGPGDSDRKESRKDHNARPASEPKKLDENPPSFSHASKYAALSVDGEDDGDDEECTE encoded by the exons ATGGCGGCTTCAG CTaagaagaagaacaagaagGGCAAGACCCTCACTCTGACGGACTTTCTGGCAGAGGacggtggcggtggcggtggccCAACCTATATCCCCAAACCCGTCAGCTGGGCCGATGAGACAGACGACCTGGAAGGAGACG TTTCCACCACTTGGCACAGTAACGATGATGACGTGTACCGGGCCCCTCCGATCGACCGCTCCATCCTGCCCACCGCCCCGCGGGCTGCTCGGGAACCCAACATAGACAGAAGCCGCCTCCCAAAATCCCCCCCTTACACCGCCTTTCTGGGAAACCTGCCCTATGACGTGACGGAAGAATCCATCAAGGACTTCTTCAGAGGACTCAAC ATAAGTGCTGTACGTTTGCCGCGGGAGCCTACCAATCCGGAGAGGTTGAAAGGTTTTGGTTATGCCGAGTTTGAAGACATAGACTCCTTGTTCCAGGCTCTGAGCCTCAATGAAGAG TCCCTAGGGAACAGAAGAATACGAGTGGATGTTGCTGATCAAGCTCAGGATAAAG ATCGGGACGATCGCTGCTTCGGCAGAGATCGGGATCGCTTCCGTGACTCGGAGAGGTTTGAGAGCGACTGGAGGGCCCGTCCTGCCACCACCGATAGCTTTGATGATTACCCACCCCGCAGGGGCGACGACAGCTTCGGAGACA gGTATCGGGATCGCTACGACGATCGGTATCGTGATGGTCCGCGGAGGGATATGGACCGTGGCTTTGGGGGCAGGGATCGCTACGATGACCGCAGCAGAGACTATGACCGAG gCTACGATTCCAGGATAGGCAGCGGCAGGAGGGCCTTCGGCAGCGGGTATCGCCGGGATGACGACTACCGAGGGTGCGGTGACCGCTACGAAGACCGCTATGACCGGCGGGATGACCGGATGGATAGGTGGAACTCCCGGGATGATTACGGCCGGGATGATTTCCGCCGTGAGGACAGAG GTCCCACTCAGAGGCCGAAGCTGAACCTGAAGCCCCGGAGCGCGCCCAAGGAGGAGGAGACCTCCGTGGCCCCCGCGCCCCAGTCCAGCCGGGCCGCCTCCATCTTTGGGGGGGCCAAACCGGTGGACACGGCTGCCAGGGAGCGGGAGGTGGAAGAGCGGCTACAGAAGGAGCAAGAGAAGCTGCAACGCCAGCTGGAGGATGACAAGAGGATAGAAAGACGACCCCGAGAGag GCATCCCAGCTGGCGAAGCGAAGAGAACCAGGAGCGATCGCGGACGGGGAGCGAATCCTCGCAGACCGGCAACTCGGGGCCCCCCGGCACCTCTGTGGGAACTGGCCCGACAGGCAGGA CCACGCGAAGGAGGGAGAGCGAGAAGTCTCTGGAGAACGAGACGTTCGCCAAAGAGGACGATGCCCCTTCTCCCACCTCCAAGCccaaggaggagaagcagcccCTGAAGGTGATGCCTGCGCCCCCGCCCAAGGAGAACGCCTGGGTGAAGCGGAGCAGCAacccccccgcccgctcccaGAGCTCGGATTCGGAGCAGCACTCTCCGATGAG CGGCAGCCAGACGGCACCGAGCCTGCCCTTGGAAGACGGGGCACCCCCGAAGAGCACCCACAGGAAAG gaGACGAGAACAAACCCGACGGGGGACGGGAGAGCGGTTCCAAGGTCCGCAGCGGGAGCTCCAGCCGTGGCCCGGGAGATTCAGATAG gaaagagagcagaaaggatCACAACGCGCGACCTGCGTCTGAGCCAAAGAAACTTGACGAGAACCCCCCCTCC TTCAGCCACGCCAGCAAGTACGCGGCTCTGTCAGTAGATGGTGAAGATGATGGCGACGATGAAGAATGCACCGAATAA